One Thalassospira marina DNA window includes the following coding sequences:
- a CDS encoding sugar ABC transporter substrate-binding protein yields MKKALLGATLGALALSIAVLPTHQAKAADIGACLVTKTDINPFFVKMKEGATAKAKELGINLSTYAGKIDGDHETQVQAIESCIASGAKGILLTASDTKAIVPVVKKARDAGILVIALDTPLEPIDAADATFATDNFKAGELIGEWAKAKLGDKASDAKVAFLDLSASAPSVDVLRDQGFMKGFGIDVKDENKIGDEDDARIVGHDVTSGNEEGGRKAMENLLQRDSGINVVYTINEPAAAGAYEALKSFGMQDGVLIVSVDGGCPGVENVKDGVIGATSQQYPLLMASKGIEAIKAWADSGKKPENSAGLNFYNTGVNLVTDQPVDGVESISVKEGLDRCWG; encoded by the coding sequence ATGAAAAAAGCACTTCTTGGCGCCACCCTTGGTGCGCTTGCCCTTTCCATTGCCGTTCTGCCGACCCACCAGGCCAAAGCCGCCGATATTGGCGCTTGCCTGGTCACCAAAACCGACATCAACCCCTTCTTCGTGAAAATGAAAGAAGGTGCGACGGCCAAGGCAAAAGAACTGGGCATCAATCTTTCGACCTATGCCGGTAAAATTGACGGCGACCATGAAACCCAGGTCCAGGCGATTGAATCGTGCATTGCATCGGGCGCAAAGGGCATTCTGCTGACCGCATCTGATACCAAGGCCATTGTCCCGGTCGTTAAAAAGGCCCGCGATGCCGGTATCCTTGTGATCGCACTTGATACCCCGCTTGAGCCGATTGACGCTGCTGACGCCACCTTTGCCACTGACAATTTCAAGGCGGGCGAGCTGATTGGCGAATGGGCCAAAGCCAAACTGGGTGACAAGGCATCGGATGCGAAAGTAGCCTTCCTGGACCTTTCGGCCAGCGCCCCGTCGGTTGACGTTTTGCGCGACCAGGGCTTCATGAAGGGCTTTGGCATTGATGTTAAAGACGAAAACAAAATTGGCGACGAAGACGATGCCCGCATTGTTGGCCACGATGTGACCAGCGGCAACGAAGAAGGCGGCCGCAAGGCGATGGAAAACCTGCTGCAGCGGGATTCCGGCATCAATGTTGTTTACACCATCAACGAACCGGCTGCTGCTGGCGCCTATGAAGCGCTGAAATCGTTTGGCATGCAGGATGGCGTGCTGATCGTTTCGGTCGATGGTGGCTGCCCGGGTGTTGAAAACGTAAAAGACGGCGTTATTGGTGCCACCTCGCAGCAATACCCGCTTCTGATGGCATCCAAAGGGATCGAGGCCATCAAGGCATGGGCTGATTCGGGCAAAAAACCGGAAAACAGCGCAGGCCTGAACTTCTATAACACCGGTGTTAACCTGGTGACTGACCAGCCGGTTGACGGTGTTGAATCCATCAGCGTGAAAGAAGGCCTGGATCGCTGCTGGGGTTAA
- a CDS encoding ABC transporter permease, whose amino-acid sequence MSDENRTPRKKQDFEETLVRSDKNVASFAPQKRNFLQSAQHLLHGHPTMIPVIVLILSIIIFGALAGPKFFSPFNLSLIVQQVSIIGILAAAQSLVILTAGIDLSVGAIMVLMSVVMGQLAVSAGIPTPIALLLGFAGGALAGGMNGFLVTRIKLPPFIVTLGSWNIFFALNLWLSDAQSIRSQTLDEVAPLLKFFGESIAIGGARVTYGSILMLLIFAVLWFMLNHTAWGRHVYAIGDDKESAELSGIRTNRTLISVYILAGVVCAIGGWASIGRVGSVSPQSFQEANLQSITAVVIGGISLFGGRGSIAGPLIGALIVGVFNSGLRMVGVDVLWQLFAIGWLTIIAVAIDQWIRKVSS is encoded by the coding sequence ATGAGCGACGAAAACCGTACGCCACGCAAAAAGCAGGATTTCGAAGAAACGCTGGTGCGCAGCGACAAAAATGTCGCATCCTTTGCCCCGCAAAAGCGTAACTTCCTGCAATCAGCCCAGCATCTGTTACATGGTCATCCCACAATGATCCCCGTCATTGTGCTGATCCTGTCGATCATTATTTTCGGTGCCCTTGCCGGGCCCAAATTTTTCTCGCCCTTCAACCTGTCGCTGATCGTGCAGCAGGTATCGATCATCGGTATTCTGGCAGCCGCACAAAGCCTGGTCATCCTGACGGCAGGTATTGACCTGTCGGTCGGGGCCATCATGGTGCTGATGTCGGTTGTGATGGGACAGCTTGCCGTTTCGGCCGGTATTCCCACCCCCATTGCCCTGTTGCTGGGGTTTGCAGGTGGGGCGCTGGCAGGGGGCATGAACGGGTTTCTGGTCACCCGCATCAAACTGCCGCCCTTTATCGTTACCCTTGGGTCATGGAACATCTTTTTTGCGCTTAATCTATGGCTGTCCGATGCCCAGTCCATTCGCAGCCAGACGCTGGATGAAGTCGCCCCGCTTTTGAAATTTTTTGGCGAAAGCATCGCCATTGGCGGCGCACGGGTAACCTATGGGTCGATCCTGATGCTGCTGATTTTTGCGGTATTGTGGTTCATGCTTAATCACACGGCGTGGGGCCGGCATGTTTATGCCATTGGCGATGACAAGGAATCCGCCGAGCTTTCGGGCATTCGCACCAATCGCACCCTGATTTCGGTTTATATCCTGGCGGGTGTTGTCTGCGCGATTGGCGGCTGGGCTTCTATCGGCCGTGTGGGTTCGGTATCGCCGCAAAGCTTCCAGGAAGCCAACCTGCAATCAATTACCGCTGTGGTGATTGGCGGTATATCCCTGTTTGGCGGGCGCGGGTCCATTGCCGGGCCGTTGATTGGCGCGCTGATCGTTGGTGTGTTCAATTCCGGCCTGCGCATGGTGGGGGTTGATGTTCTATGGCAACTTTTTGCCATTGGCTGGCTCACCATCATTGCTGTCGCGATTGACCAGTGGATCAGAAAGGTATCGTCATGA
- a CDS encoding ATP-binding cassette domain-containing protein, giving the protein MTNTQSTLQPVLSGRGLVKRYGRVTALDHADFDLYPGEILAVIGDNGAGKSSLIKALSGAITLDEGEILLEGKPVSFSSPMDARDAGIETVYQTLALSPALSIADNMFMGRELRRPGFAGKFLKMLDHPAMQRVAREKLNELGLMTIQNINQAVETLSGGQRQGVAVARAAAFGSRVVIMDEPTAALGVKESRRVLELIQDVRSRGMPIVLISHNMPHVFEVADRIHIHRLGKRLCTIKPDDYTMSDAVAFMTGALEAPEMAQTA; this is encoded by the coding sequence ATGACCAACACACAAAGCACCCTTCAGCCGGTTCTGTCCGGGCGCGGGCTGGTCAAGCGTTATGGTCGTGTCACGGCCCTTGATCATGCCGATTTTGACCTCTATCCCGGCGAAATCCTGGCTGTTATCGGCGATAACGGTGCAGGCAAATCATCGCTGATCAAGGCGCTTTCCGGTGCCATTACCCTTGATGAAGGGGAAATTCTGCTGGAAGGCAAACCCGTCAGCTTTTCATCGCCAATGGATGCCCGCGATGCGGGGATTGAAACGGTTTATCAGACCCTTGCCCTGTCCCCGGCCCTGTCGATTGCGGACAACATGTTTATGGGCCGCGAACTGCGCCGCCCCGGCTTTGCCGGCAAGTTCCTTAAAATGCTGGATCATCCGGCAATGCAGCGCGTTGCCCGGGAAAAGCTGAATGAACTGGGCCTGATGACCATTCAAAACATCAACCAGGCGGTAGAAACCCTTTCGGGTGGGCAGCGCCAGGGCGTTGCCGTGGCCCGTGCAGCAGCTTTTGGATCGCGCGTGGTGATCATGGATGAACCAACGGCTGCATTGGGCGTCAAGGAAAGCCGCCGCGTTCTGGAACTGATCCAGGATGTGCGATCACGCGGGATGCCGATTGTGCTGATTTCGCACAATATGCCCCATGTGTTCGAGGTGGCAGACCGCATTCATATCCACCGGCTGGGCAAACGGCTTTGCACCATCAAACCCGATGATTACACCATGTCAGATGCCGTTGCCTTCATGACAGGGGCACTCGAAGCCCCCGAAATGGCCCAAACCGCCTAA
- a CDS encoding nucleoside triphosphate hydrolase, translating to MTIDLDQIASLIAARRSGEGRMMVAIAGAPASGKSTLSERLHHHLGGDEAGVAVVPMDGFHFDDAILRERGDLARKGAPHTFDVGGFARYLAAIREDDEDIFVPVFDRKLELSRGSARCIGKHHRLILVEGNYLLLKQAPWNRLASLFDLKLMLDVPMGVLEQRLIQRWLDHGFDQKSATSRALENDIPNARVVQSQSGGADHILQLTPEYPA from the coding sequence ATGACCATCGATCTTGATCAAATCGCTTCGCTTATTGCTGCCCGTCGCTCCGGTGAAGGCCGGATGATGGTGGCAATCGCCGGCGCCCCAGCTTCGGGCAAGTCAACCCTGTCCGAACGGCTTCATCACCATCTGGGGGGTGATGAAGCCGGGGTTGCCGTCGTTCCCATGGATGGTTTCCATTTTGATGATGCCATCCTGCGCGAACGGGGTGACCTTGCCCGCAAGGGTGCGCCCCATACATTTGATGTTGGCGGTTTTGCCCGTTACCTTGCCGCCATTCGCGAAGATGACGAGGATATCTTTGTTCCCGTCTTTGATCGCAAGCTGGAGCTTTCACGCGGCTCTGCGCGCTGTATTGGCAAACACCACCGCCTGATCCTGGTCGAAGGCAATTACCTGCTGTTAAAACAGGCCCCCTGGAACCGCCTTGCCAGCCTGTTTGATTTAAAACTGATGCTTGATGTGCCAATGGGCGTTCTTGAACAACGCCTGATCCAGCGCTGGCTTGATCATGGCTTTGACCAGAAATCTGCCACCAGCCGCGCGCTTGAAAACGATATTCCCAATGCACGCGTCGTCCAAAGCCAGTCCGGCGGGGCAGACCATATCCTGCAGCTTACGCCGGAATATCCGGCGTAA
- a CDS encoding LysR family transcriptional regulator, whose amino-acid sequence MKTPDWDGLRTFAVLCRAGNMSAAARELGINQTTVSRRIARLEEVLGYPILRRDEGALSPTGQGRQLLETARLMEENLAAFMGKMPGGDGADDKTALTGNVRLSAVDAILEGVLVPAFGGFHQCYPGLQLELTGHNRNLNIAQRETDIAIRLALPESGAFRSRRIGFMEFAIYGARPDMDAHISPWVDLTEGFADKPEQQWLSNAFGNRRVIGRANRSLMLAGMAKEADACCLLPVCIGAQATGMHRLAQYDVTAGREIWLLVHQDMAHLPHIRAVLDWVTNVMKPLARPLGEARVL is encoded by the coding sequence ATGAAAACACCGGACTGGGATGGCCTGCGGACCTTTGCGGTATTATGCCGGGCGGGGAATATGAGCGCAGCTGCCCGCGAACTGGGAATTAACCAGACGACAGTCAGCCGCCGCATCGCCCGGCTGGAAGAAGTGCTGGGTTACCCCATATTGCGTCGTGATGAAGGGGCGCTAAGCCCGACGGGGCAGGGGCGGCAATTACTGGAAACCGCAAGGTTGATGGAAGAAAACCTGGCGGCCTTTATGGGCAAAATGCCCGGAGGGGATGGGGCGGATGATAAAACCGCGCTTACGGGCAATGTCCGGCTTTCGGCGGTGGATGCCATTTTAGAAGGGGTGCTGGTGCCAGCCTTTGGCGGATTTCATCAATGTTATCCCGGCTTGCAACTGGAACTGACGGGGCATAACCGCAACCTGAACATTGCGCAGCGCGAAACCGATATTGCCATTCGCCTGGCCCTGCCCGAAAGCGGTGCCTTTCGCAGCCGCAGGATCGGTTTTATGGAATTTGCTATTTATGGCGCACGGCCGGATATGGACGCACATATATCCCCGTGGGTCGATTTGACCGAAGGTTTTGCCGACAAACCCGAACAGCAATGGCTAAGCAATGCCTTTGGCAATCGCAGGGTCATTGGCCGTGCCAACCGGTCCCTGATGCTGGCAGGCATGGCAAAGGAAGCCGATGCCTGCTGCCTTTTGCCGGTATGTATCGGGGCGCAGGCAACCGGTATGCACCGTTTGGCGCAATATGATGTAACGGCCGGGCGGGAAATATGGCTGCTGGTGCATCAGGATATGGCGCATTTGCCCCATATTCGCGCAGTGCTGGACTGGGTCACCAATGTTATGAAACCACTGGCCCGGCCTTTGGGTGAAGCACGGGTGCTATAA
- a CDS encoding cysteine hydrolase family protein, translating into MTAKTILSLANAHPTIGTPENAALIIIDAQEEYRSGALPLSGLDDALANAASLLDHWRNKGGMVIHIVHHGAPGGAVFNPDGEYVAILPEVRPQEGEEVLVKNVPNSFGHTGLDDILKKAGLKNIVLAGFMTHLCVSTTARMGHQGGYGVTVIADATATRDLPVPPTLNTATNAHDRASVIPAEILHKAELAMLGDIFATIARTDAVIAA; encoded by the coding sequence ATGACTGCAAAAACAATCCTGTCGCTGGCCAATGCCCACCCCACCATCGGCACGCCGGAAAATGCCGCACTGATCATTATTGATGCCCAGGAAGAATACCGTTCAGGCGCGTTGCCCCTGTCCGGGCTGGACGATGCCCTGGCAAATGCCGCGTCCCTGCTGGATCATTGGCGCAACAAGGGCGGGATGGTCATTCACATTGTTCATCACGGCGCACCGGGTGGTGCGGTGTTTAACCCCGATGGCGAATATGTTGCCATCCTGCCCGAAGTCCGCCCGCAGGAGGGCGAGGAAGTACTGGTCAAAAACGTGCCCAATTCATTTGGCCATACCGGGCTTGATGACATTTTGAAAAAGGCCGGTTTGAAAAACATCGTCCTGGCCGGTTTCATGACCCATCTTTGCGTGTCCACCACGGCGCGCATGGGGCACCAGGGCGGATATGGCGTTACTGTTATTGCCGATGCCACAGCCACCCGCGACCTGCCGGTTCCGCCAACCCTGAACACAGCGACAAACGCCCATGACCGCGCATCGGTCATTCCGGCCGAAATCCTGCATAAGGCCGAACTGGCGATGCTGGGCGATATCTTTGCCACCATTGCCCGCACCGATGCCGTTATTGCCGCCTGA
- the proB gene encoding glutamate 5-kinase yields the protein MSLADAKRLIVKVGSALLVDETTGKLRRAWLEALADDIAALRERGTEVIIVSSGAIAMGRRILGLDHRTISLADKQAAAATGQISLSQVWQEALHRNGLVMAQVLVTLEDMEARRRYLNARGTLNALLARGAIPLINENDTVATAEIRFGDNDRLAAKVAHMISADMLVLLSDIDGLYTADPRKNPDAVLIPEVGELTPEIMDMAGAAPTMYSSGGMVTKLQAAEIAMKAGCRMMIARGTIYHPLKAQLEGGPHTLFQPSETPLAARRHWIATSLSARGAIVIDSGAERAIRAGKNLLAPGIASLQGSFKAGDAVRVLSAEGAEIARGISSYSAEETRQLLGHNSHDIEPILGFSRGNAIIHSDDLVLAEG from the coding sequence TTGAGCCTTGCCGATGCAAAACGCCTGATTGTCAAGGTTGGCTCGGCCCTGCTGGTGGATGAAACCACCGGCAAGCTGCGCCGGGCCTGGCTTGAAGCCCTGGCAGACGATATTGCCGCCCTGCGTGAACGCGGGACAGAGGTGATTATCGTTTCCAGCGGGGCGATTGCCATGGGGCGGCGCATTCTGGGCCTGGATCACCGCACGATCAGCCTGGCCGACAAACAGGCTGCTGCCGCCACCGGGCAGATTTCGCTGTCGCAGGTGTGGCAGGAAGCCCTGCATCGCAATGGCCTGGTGATGGCACAGGTGCTGGTGACCCTGGAAGATATGGAAGCGCGCCGCCGCTATCTGAATGCGCGTGGCACGTTGAACGCGTTGCTGGCCCGTGGTGCGATTCCGCTGATCAATGAAAACGATACCGTGGCAACGGCGGAAATCCGTTTTGGTGATAATGACCGGCTGGCAGCCAAGGTCGCGCATATGATTTCGGCCGATATGCTGGTGCTGCTTTCAGACATTGACGGGCTTTATACCGCTGATCCGCGCAAGAACCCGGATGCCGTTCTGATCCCCGAAGTGGGTGAACTGACCCCGGAAATCATGGATATGGCCGGTGCTGCGCCGACCATGTATAGCTCTGGCGGGATGGTGACAAAGCTTCAGGCTGCCGAAATTGCCATGAAGGCCGGTTGCCGCATGATGATTGCACGGGGCACCATTTATCACCCGTTAAAAGCCCAGCTTGAAGGCGGGCCGCATACCCTGTTTCAGCCATCCGAAACGCCGCTTGCCGCACGCCGCCACTGGATTGCAACATCGCTTTCGGCACGCGGGGCAATCGTGATCGATAGCGGGGCGGAACGCGCCATTCGTGCGGGTAAAAACCTGCTGGCACCCGGTATTGCCTCATTGCAGGGTAGCTTTAAGGCAGGGGATGCGGTGCGTGTCCTTTCGGCCGAGGGGGCGGAAATCGCGCGCGGTATTTCATCCTATTCCGCCGAGGAAACCCGCCAACTTTTGGGCCATAACAGCCACGATATCGAACCTATCCTGGGTTTTAGCCGGGGTAACGCCATTATCCATTCCGATGATCTGGTGCTTGCTGAAGGTTGA
- the obgE gene encoding GTPase ObgE, with protein MKFLDEAKIYVRSGRGGAGSVSFRREKFVEYGGPDGGDGGRGGDVILEAEENLNTLIDFRYQQHFKAEIGMHGMGRNRTGRAGKSVTIKVPVGTQILEEDRETLIVDMIEPGQQFVLCHGGDGGRGNTHFKSSTNQAPRRAEEGWPNEEMWVWLRLKLIADAGLVGLPNAGKSTFLAASSAARPKIADYPFTTLHPQLGVVSVDDGEFVLADIPGLIEGASEGKGIGTRFLGHIERCEVLLHLIDCADEDPVGTYRTVREELENYADELIEKPEIVALSKADQLLPEMVEEQRQILKKGIGKEVFVVSGATQQGVTDIHRKLREQILAERRRRAEENQDYEGFQP; from the coding sequence ATGAAGTTTCTGGACGAAGCAAAGATTTATGTGCGAAGCGGTCGCGGCGGCGCCGGATCAGTCAGCTTCCGGCGGGAGAAGTTCGTTGAATATGGCGGCCCGGATGGCGGCGATGGCGGCCGGGGCGGCGATGTGATTCTTGAGGCGGAAGAAAACCTCAATACCCTGATCGATTTCCGTTATCAGCAGCATTTCAAGGCCGAAATCGGCATGCATGGCATGGGCCGCAACCGGACGGGGCGTGCCGGTAAATCGGTAACCATCAAGGTGCCGGTCGGAACGCAGATCCTTGAAGAAGACCGCGAGACCCTGATTGTCGATATGATCGAGCCGGGCCAGCAGTTTGTTTTGTGCCATGGTGGTGATGGCGGGCGTGGCAACACGCATTTCAAATCGTCAACCAACCAGGCCCCGCGCCGTGCCGAAGAAGGCTGGCCGAATGAAGAAATGTGGGTATGGCTGCGCCTGAAGCTGATTGCCGATGCCGGGCTGGTCGGCCTGCCCAATGCCGGTAAATCAACCTTCCTGGCGGCATCATCTGCCGCGCGACCGAAAATTGCCGATTACCCGTTTACCACCCTGCATCCGCAGCTTGGTGTTGTCAGCGTTGATGATGGCGAGTTCGTGCTGGCCGATATTCCCGGCCTGATCGAAGGCGCATCGGAAGGCAAGGGCATTGGTACGCGCTTTTTGGGCCATATCGAACGCTGCGAAGTTTTGCTGCATCTGATCGATTGTGCCGATGAAGACCCGGTCGGCACCTATCGCACCGTGCGCGAAGAGCTGGAAAACTATGCCGACGAGCTGATCGAAAAGCCGGAAATCGTCGCCCTGTCGAAGGCAGACCAGCTTTTGCCGGAAATGGTCGAGGAACAGCGCCAGATTCTGAAAAAGGGTATTGGCAAGGAAGTGTTTGTGGTTTCGGGCGCGACCCAGCAGGGGGTGACCGATATTCACCGTAAATTGCGCGAGCAAATTCTCGCCGAGCGCCGGCGCCGTGCCGAAGAAAACCAGGATTATGAGGGGTTCCAGCCTTGA
- the rpmA gene encoding 50S ribosomal protein L27 — MAHKKAGGSSRNGRDSEGRRLGVKKFGGQAVVAGNILVRQRGTKFHAGDNVGVAKDHTLFATAGGSVQFKSGFKGRTFVSVVPAEA; from the coding sequence ATGGCTCATAAAAAAGCTGGTGGTAGCTCCCGTAACGGTCGCGACTCCGAAGGTCGGCGCCTCGGCGTCAAGAAATTCGGTGGCCAGGCGGTTGTTGCAGGTAACATTCTCGTTCGTCAGCGCGGAACCAAGTTCCATGCAGGTGACAATGTTGGCGTTGCCAAAGACCACACTCTGTTTGCAACTGCTGGCGGTAGCGTCCAGTTCAAATCGGGCTTCAAGGGTCGCACCTTTGTAAGCGTCGTCCCGGCCGAGGCGTAA
- the rplU gene encoding 50S ribosomal protein L21 encodes MYAIIKTGGKQYKVAANDVIKVEKIAAQAGETVTLDQVLMVAGDGAPQVGAPLVSGASVVAEVLEQAKGDKVIVFKKKRRHNYRRKNGHRQNLTVLRITGINV; translated from the coding sequence ATGTATGCAATCATCAAAACTGGTGGCAAGCAGTACAAGGTTGCCGCCAACGACGTTATCAAAGTCGAAAAGATCGCTGCCCAAGCTGGTGAAACCGTGACCCTGGATCAGGTTCTCATGGTTGCTGGCGACGGTGCGCCGCAGGTTGGTGCTCCGTTGGTCTCGGGTGCTTCTGTTGTTGCAGAAGTGCTGGAACAGGCCAAGGGCGACAAGGTGATCGTTTTCAAGAAAAAGCGCCGGCACAACTACCGTCGCAAAAATGGTCATCGCCAGAACCTGACCGTTCTGCGCATCACGGGCATCAACGTCTGA
- a CDS encoding alpha/beta hydrolase family protein, whose amino-acid sequence MSGSDLISIETLFSAPAFSRAQISPDGLNIAYLAIWSGRLNIFVRGVDEGKQEPRRITADTHRNIESFCWSPDSTTVLFVQDTNGDENWHLHRVGITDDKVRPTNLTPFPGVRVMEFAFDPGNPKKIFLQLNARNPAFIDLHRLDIETGILEALAENPGRFVRWLAISSGLPHAIIVNTEKDYELARFEDGQFTPITTFDGNDNPLGPTPCVPTPDGKSLWIGSNRGTDRTRLVLLDLSSGTEREVDSHPVFDLDTPRPEADPRFPPCLILNPVSGALLGARYLGERQVIHALDADFAEVLTKLRALSDAEPGYISCEAQGRRWVVEFTSDREPGVTWFYDHQTGKAEILGRRQPTLDPALLASVRPVAITSRDGLRIPCHLTLPLNTQQRKLPTVLLVHGGPWYRDSVCYDPEVQFFASRGYAILQVNFRGSTGYGKALMQAAKGEFAGRMHDDLIDAVDWCISEGFTDPDRVAIYGCSYGGYAALVGASFTPDRFAAAISYSGMSDLRVLVEGAVSFIRETLVNTYIAYMGDPDIAEENADMLARSPISRLDQIRCPLLVVHGAQDVRVSLEQAVTVVDTLRLRGNEVEFLLKKKEGHWFINQDSNQELYRTMEAFLALHIGDLPKQNSQAS is encoded by the coding sequence ATGTCCGGCTCTGATCTCATTTCCATTGAAACGCTGTTTTCTGCGCCAGCTTTTTCCCGCGCGCAAATTTCACCTGATGGCCTCAACATCGCATATCTGGCGATCTGGTCTGGTCGACTGAACATTTTCGTACGCGGCGTTGACGAGGGAAAACAAGAACCTCGCCGGATAACTGCCGACACCCATCGTAATATCGAAAGCTTCTGCTGGTCACCGGACTCGACGACGGTTCTCTTTGTGCAAGACACCAATGGTGATGAAAACTGGCACCTTCATCGTGTTGGTATTACAGACGACAAGGTGCGTCCGACGAACCTGACGCCGTTTCCCGGTGTGCGAGTGATGGAATTCGCCTTCGATCCAGGCAATCCCAAAAAAATCTTTCTACAACTAAATGCTCGAAATCCTGCATTCATCGATTTGCACCGTCTCGATATAGAGACAGGAATTCTTGAAGCCTTGGCAGAGAATCCGGGGCGCTTCGTGCGCTGGCTGGCGATATCAAGCGGCCTGCCTCACGCTATTATCGTGAATACCGAAAAGGATTATGAACTTGCCCGTTTCGAGGACGGGCAATTCACCCCCATCACAACCTTCGACGGAAACGATAATCCGCTCGGTCCCACCCCCTGCGTGCCTACACCTGACGGGAAGAGTTTGTGGATTGGCTCGAACCGTGGAACCGACAGGACTCGACTAGTCTTGCTTGATCTTTCCTCCGGCACTGAACGTGAGGTCGACAGCCACCCCGTATTCGATCTCGATACGCCGCGCCCCGAAGCCGATCCCCGGTTCCCACCATGCCTTATTCTCAATCCTGTGTCAGGCGCGCTGCTGGGCGCACGTTATCTTGGTGAGCGGCAGGTCATCCACGCGCTTGACGCGGATTTTGCCGAAGTGCTGACCAAGCTCAGGGCTTTGTCTGATGCCGAACCGGGATACATTTCCTGCGAAGCACAGGGAAGACGCTGGGTTGTCGAATTCACGAGCGATCGGGAACCAGGTGTGACCTGGTTTTACGATCACCAGACAGGAAAAGCCGAGATACTTGGACGCCGCCAGCCGACGCTTGATCCAGCGCTGCTGGCATCTGTTCGTCCGGTTGCTATCACCTCACGCGACGGACTGCGGATTCCGTGTCATCTGACGCTTCCGCTGAATACACAGCAACGGAAGCTGCCGACTGTTCTGCTGGTCCACGGCGGGCCATGGTATCGCGATAGCGTCTGCTATGATCCTGAGGTGCAGTTCTTCGCCAGCCGGGGCTATGCCATTCTGCAGGTTAATTTCCGCGGCTCAACGGGCTATGGCAAAGCGCTCATGCAAGCGGCGAAAGGCGAATTTGCAGGCCGAATGCATGACGATCTGATTGATGCGGTCGACTGGTGCATTTCCGAGGGGTTTACCGATCCGGACCGCGTGGCCATTTATGGCTGTTCCTATGGCGGATATGCTGCTTTGGTGGGAGCCAGCTTTACTCCAGACCGTTTCGCCGCCGCCATTAGCTATTCCGGCATGTCTGACCTGCGCGTGCTTGTCGAAGGGGCCGTATCGTTTATTCGCGAAACTCTCGTGAACACCTATATCGCCTATATGGGCGACCCCGATATCGCAGAAGAAAATGCTGATATGCTGGCTCGCTCACCAATAAGCCGTCTTGATCAGATTCGTTGCCCACTGCTGGTTGTCCATGGCGCACAGGACGTACGAGTCAGCTTAGAGCAAGCGGTGACTGTGGTTGATACGCTGCGGCTACGCGGCAATGAGGTGGAGTTTTTGCTGAAAAAGAAAGAAGGCCACTGGTTCATCAATCAGGATAGCAATCAGGAACTCTATCGAACGATGGAAGCGTTTTTAGCTCTTCATATTGGTGACCTTCCAAAGCAGAATTCCCAAGCTTCATGA
- a CDS encoding MerR family transcriptional regulator → MQSKDIAKRAGVTARTLRHYHQIGLLAEPVRAANGYRHYTIQHLIRLLRIKRLSALGLTLSELAPLLEDGDAQRSEILDQLDASLADKIERLNEQKQLIATLRGGTGPLDVSPELGAALFPLETGRSNDAKNSGREQSTLIDQMVNAKGRLILSELYSRLAAPDMAEIVLTLGQRFDRLGTDINDREVLELVDDYIQHLGDWMKEYNATISQFAQAETNLVLWTHALEATTPQQRRVLTEIGLRLISNGGSTGASGN, encoded by the coding sequence ATGCAGAGTAAGGACATCGCGAAACGTGCTGGCGTAACAGCTCGAACACTCAGGCATTATCATCAGATTGGCCTTCTGGCGGAGCCGGTCCGGGCTGCGAACGGTTATCGCCATTACACAATCCAGCACCTGATCCGGCTTTTGCGCATCAAACGGCTTAGTGCTTTGGGGCTTACGCTCAGCGAACTTGCGCCTCTGCTCGAAGATGGCGATGCGCAGCGGTCCGAGATACTGGATCAATTGGATGCGTCGCTCGCCGACAAGATCGAGCGTCTGAACGAACAGAAGCAGCTTATTGCCACATTGCGTGGGGGAACTGGGCCGCTTGATGTTTCGCCGGAACTTGGAGCTGCGCTCTTCCCCCTTGAAACAGGCCGGTCGAACGATGCCAAGAACAGCGGGCGCGAACAGTCAACCCTTATCGACCAAATGGTCAATGCCAAGGGACGTCTAATCCTTTCGGAACTCTATAGCCGTCTAGCTGCTCCGGATATGGCTGAGATCGTGCTAACCCTTGGTCAACGTTTTGATCGTCTCGGTACTGACATAAATGACAGGGAAGTCCTGGAGCTTGTCGATGATTATATCCAGCACCTCGGCGACTGGATGAAAGAGTATAACGCGACGATCAGTCAGTTTGCGCAAGCGGAAACGAACCTCGTGCTCTGGACGCATGCGCTCGAAGCAACCACGCCACAACAGCGCCGCGTGTTGACTGAAATCGGGCTTCGATTGATATCCAACGGTGGCTCGACTGGCGCTAGTGGAAATTGA